The following are encoded in a window of Lactobacillus acidophilus genomic DNA:
- the purC gene encoding phosphoribosylaminoimidazolesuccinocarboxamide synthase: MAKLLYTGKVKEMWSTDDPEVLRVVYTDQATAGNGEKKDDFKNKAYLNNEISTLIFEYLAKNGIPTHFIKKISDTEELVKKCEMFPLEVVTRNIAAGHFSSRYGMGEGEKFDTPVEELFYKSDELDDPIMNESDAIALHIATAEEQKKIWELSRQVNKLLIPLFDKAGMELVDFKLEFGKDADGNIILADEFSPDNCRLWDKKTKEHMDKDVYRRDIGDLTTVYEQDLARIQEALKEI; this comes from the coding sequence ATGGCAAAGTTGTTGTATACCGGTAAAGTTAAAGAAATGTGGTCTACAGATGACCCAGAAGTTTTACGCGTGGTTTATACCGACCAAGCAACTGCCGGTAACGGTGAGAAGAAGGATGACTTTAAGAACAAAGCCTATTTAAACAACGAGATTTCAACCTTAATTTTTGAATATTTAGCCAAAAACGGGATTCCAACTCATTTCATCAAGAAGATTTCAGACACAGAAGAATTAGTTAAAAAGTGTGAAATGTTCCCACTTGAAGTTGTTACTAGAAATATAGCAGCTGGTCACTTTTCAAGTCGCTATGGGATGGGCGAAGGTGAAAAATTCGATACGCCAGTTGAAGAATTGTTCTACAAGAGCGATGAACTTGATGACCCAATCATGAATGAATCTGATGCGATCGCATTGCATATCGCCACTGCAGAAGAACAAAAGAAAATCTGGGAATTATCACGTCAAGTTAACAAGCTTTTGATTCCACTTTTTGATAAAGCAGGAATGGAATTAGTTGACTTCAAACTTGAATTTGGTAAAGATGCAGATGGAAATATCATCCTCGCAGACGAGTTTTCACCAGATAACTGCCGCCTTTGGGATAAAAAGACTAAGGAGCACATGGATAAAGATGTCTACCGCAGAGACATCGGTGACTTAACCACCGTTTATGAACAAGACTTAGCCCGCATTCAAGAAGCACTTAAGGAGATCTAA
- a CDS encoding type II toxin-antitoxin system RelB/DinJ family antitoxin — protein MAEKTTGLYVRMNPEKKEKAEAILKKLGLNSATAINMFYDQIILHNGIPFRVEIPNAWDNLDQMNKYEYTRLLDERLNTLSGREDLLGEIAKQLDDDKKKDE, from the coding sequence ATGGCAGAAAAAACAACGGGACTTTATGTCAGAATGAATCCAGAAAAGAAGGAAAAGGCGGAAGCTATTTTGAAAAAGCTGGGTTTGAATTCGGCTACGGCAATTAACATGTTTTATGATCAAATTATTTTGCATAATGGTATTCCTTTTAGAGTTGAGATTCCAAATGCATGGGATAATTTGGATCAAATGAATAAGTATGAATACACCAGGTTGCTTGACGAACGTCTTAATACGCTTAGTGGAAGGGAAGATTTGTTAGGAGAAATTGCCAAGCAACTTGATGATGACAAAAAGAAAGATGAATAA
- a CDS encoding flavodoxin family protein yields MLGRVYSDLGPVVGQINGEDIHANQLERRGYDWENGYGTPSDGKDTNRDGQPVRKLTKDAKSIIIFWSRSGSTKLLASKIARETGADILEITLKTLYPANYRKTLSRANRERIQDAPPELAMQLPDLSQYDTIYLGYQTWAMTLSQPMKAFLLQYGGEFSNKKIAPFLSEGGYGTGDSIELIREIIAQNGGKNNTYTSALVVDGNRVDESDAEVKRWLKNI; encoded by the coding sequence ATGTTAGGTCGTGTTTATTCAGATTTAGGTCCCGTTGTAGGACAAATTAATGGTGAAGATATTCATGCTAACCAACTAGAAAGACGTGGTTACGACTGGGAGAACGGTTATGGTACTCCATCGGATGGGAAAGATACCAACCGTGATGGTCAACCAGTTAGAAAATTAACTAAAGATGCCAAAAGTATCATTATCTTTTGGTCACGTTCTGGTTCAACTAAGTTATTAGCAAGTAAAATCGCGCGTGAAACCGGTGCTGATATTTTAGAAATCACTTTAAAGACGCTTTATCCAGCAAACTATCGTAAAACGCTAAGTCGTGCTAACCGGGAGAGAATTCAAGATGCTCCACCAGAGCTTGCGATGCAGTTACCCGATTTGAGCCAATATGACACAATTTACTTAGGTTATCAAACTTGGGCAATGACTTTAAGCCAGCCAATGAAGGCATTTTTACTTCAATATGGTGGCGAATTTTCTAATAAAAAGATTGCCCCATTTCTTTCTGAAGGTGGCTACGGCACAGGTGATAGTATCGAATTGATCCGTGAAATTATTGCTCAAAATGGTGGCAAAAATAATACTTATACTTCTGCATTGGTAGTTGATGGCAATCGTGTTGATGAAAGTGATGCGGAAGTTAAAAGATGGTTGAAAAATATTTAA
- the purQ gene encoding phosphoribosylformylglycinamidine synthase subunit PurQ yields the protein MKIAVVVFPGSNCDIDMYEAFHTVCKDDVEYVSYKEKSLDGFDVVVLPGGFSYGDYLRTGAIARFSNIIPAVENMAKEGKLVLGVCNGFQILTEMGLLPGALKKNDSLQFVCKTVTLEVENMHTPFTNEYADKEFIQIPIAHGDGSYYADENVLEELEDNHQVVFRYHGENPNGSLHDIAGICNKEGNVLGMMPHPERAVEEILGGIDGLPLFKSLLKAGVQA from the coding sequence ATGAAAATTGCAGTAGTTGTTTTTCCAGGCTCTAATTGCGACATCGATATGTACGAAGCCTTTCACACTGTTTGCAAGGATGATGTCGAATATGTTTCTTACAAAGAAAAGAGCTTGGATGGCTTCGATGTAGTTGTTTTGCCCGGTGGTTTTTCCTACGGTGACTACTTAAGAACCGGTGCCATTGCTCGTTTTTCAAATATTATTCCAGCCGTTGAAAATATGGCAAAGGAAGGAAAGCTGGTCTTAGGTGTCTGCAATGGTTTTCAAATTTTAACAGAAATGGGATTGCTTCCCGGAGCACTTAAGAAAAACGATAGCCTTCAATTCGTTTGCAAAACCGTAACCTTAGAAGTTGAAAATATGCATACGCCATTTACTAATGAATATGCTGATAAAGAGTTTATCCAAATTCCTATTGCTCACGGTGATGGCAGCTATTACGCAGATGAAAATGTGCTAGAAGAACTAGAAGATAATCATCAGGTTGTCTTTAGATATCATGGTGAAAATCCTAACGGTAGTCTTCACGACATAGCTGGTATCTGTAACAAAGAAGGCAATGTATTAGGTATGATGCCTCACCCTGAAAGAGCCGTTGAAGAAATTCTCGGTGGAATAGATGGTTTGCCTTTATTTAAGTCACTTTTGAAAGCAGGAGTTCAAGCATGA
- a CDS encoding SPFH domain-containing protein → MMIRIILGVIIVLAIVYICCGFRIVPQNNEGLVETLGKYSKTVKAGFIFIWPLFQRLRKVPLALQPLEISKYSIITKDNAEITTSLTLNYLVTDSYRYFYNNTDSVESMVQLIRGHLRDIIGRMDLNSALGSTKEINDQLFVATGDLTDIYGIKVVRVNVDELLPSPEIQRAMDKQLTADREKTAAIAKAEGEARTIEMTTKAKNDALVATAKANAEAVKTQADADAYRVKKMEEALSNAGEGYFRNQSLDSFNQLAQGPNNLVVVGKDEMTDLGKVPALKKVWDESGQNEDE, encoded by the coding sequence ATGATGATAAGAATTATACTTGGAGTAATTATTGTTCTAGCTATCGTTTATATTTGTTGTGGTTTTAGAATTGTACCGCAAAATAATGAAGGTTTGGTTGAAACTTTAGGTAAATATTCTAAGACGGTTAAGGCAGGTTTTATCTTTATTTGGCCACTTTTCCAAAGACTTCGTAAAGTTCCTTTGGCACTTCAGCCCCTTGAGATTTCTAAATATTCAATTATTACTAAAGATAACGCTGAAATCACTACTAGTTTGACTTTGAACTACTTGGTTACTGATTCTTACCGTTATTTCTACAACAACACAGATTCAGTTGAATCAATGGTGCAGCTAATCAGAGGACATTTACGTGACATTATTGGTCGAATGGATCTGAACTCAGCTCTTGGTTCAACTAAGGAAATTAATGATCAATTATTTGTAGCGACTGGCGATTTAACTGACATTTACGGTATTAAAGTGGTTCGTGTTAATGTCGATGAACTTTTACCTAGTCCTGAAATTCAAAGAGCCATGGATAAACAATTGACGGCTGATCGTGAAAAGACCGCCGCAATTGCCAAGGCAGAAGGTGAAGCACGCACGATTGAAATGACTACTAAAGCTAAGAATGACGCTTTGGTAGCTACAGCCAAGGCCAATGCTGAAGCAGTGAAGACCCAAGCTGATGCGGATGCCTACCGTGTGAAAAAGATGGAAGAAGCTTTGTCCAATGCTGGTGAAGGGTACTTCAGAAATCAAAGTTTAGACAGCTTCAATCAATTAGCTCAAGGTCCTAACAACTTAGTTGTTGTAGGTAAAGATGAAATGACTGATCTAGGTAAGGTTCCAGCTTTGAAAAAGGTGTGGGATGAAAGTGGTCAAAATGAAGATGAATAG
- a CDS encoding M1 family metallopeptidase has translation MKKRTTLLLSSAITIAALFSFNSKAQAAADPAVKATNYNMTVKLNTRKNQLTEKVTMHVVNNGNEPVKNLLIRNIANGVLKYDHQHFKIAKNAKTTVKSISSAGENLSYTTGKDKSNLFVDKSLNAGESTDLTVNVVTSVPKRQDRFGYQNINGGKVYNLSFCFPYLSDYRNGKWNYHPYYDGGENRNTTVSNFHVSFYAPKSYKVAASGQNSTKNGKTTIVAENMRDFAIVASNKFKVSHTYADGIRINNYYFAGKNSKQYNKLALLTAKDSFNIFTKKIGKYPYKEIDMTEGLLGKDTGGMEYPSLIMIDASGFVQKKHPINRYNELTEDVSHEIGHQWFYATVGNDEYTEPWLDEGLTNFLENSVYDLTYTKSKAYTAKLMHNKLYNRKTVKKANQVLANLANTFLTDHRQKGIYVNRPLNNPPKGIDTDEMAYEAGSSFPAILMIAMGKKKFFNALHDYYETYYLKQATTQDFLNIIRKYDNSKKVNYVINQFIDPDYLNK, from the coding sequence ATGAAAAAAAGAACAACACTTTTATTATCAAGTGCAATAACAATTGCAGCATTATTTAGTTTTAATTCAAAGGCTCAGGCCGCTGCCGATCCCGCAGTCAAAGCAACCAACTACAATATGACTGTAAAACTAAATACTCGCAAAAATCAACTAACCGAAAAAGTTACCATGCATGTCGTTAATAACGGCAATGAACCAGTTAAGAACTTACTGATCAGAAATATTGCTAATGGTGTTTTAAAGTATGACCATCAGCATTTTAAAATTGCCAAAAATGCAAAAACTACAGTTAAAAGTATTTCCTCAGCTGGAGAAAATCTTTCCTATACCACTGGCAAAGATAAGAGCAACCTATTCGTTGATAAAAGCTTAAATGCAGGTGAATCTACCGACTTAACTGTTAATGTAGTCACCAGCGTTCCCAAAAGACAAGATCGTTTTGGCTACCAAAATATTAATGGCGGTAAAGTTTATAACTTATCCTTCTGTTTTCCTTACCTAAGCGATTATCGCAACGGAAAATGGAATTACCATCCATATTATGACGGTGGTGAAAACCGTAATACCACTGTCAGCAATTTTCATGTTAGCTTTTATGCACCAAAGAGTTACAAGGTTGCTGCTTCAGGACAAAATAGCACCAAAAATGGCAAGACTACAATCGTTGCGGAAAATATGAGAGATTTTGCTATCGTTGCTTCTAATAAATTCAAGGTTTCTCATACTTATGCAGATGGTATAAGAATTAATAATTATTATTTTGCCGGTAAAAATAGTAAGCAATATAACAAACTTGCCTTATTGACTGCTAAAGATAGTTTCAATATTTTCACCAAGAAAATTGGTAAATATCCTTATAAAGAAATCGATATGACTGAAGGCTTACTTGGTAAAGATACCGGTGGAATGGAATATCCTAGTTTAATTATGATCGATGCGAGTGGCTTTGTACAAAAGAAACACCCAATCAACAGATACAATGAATTAACCGAAGATGTTTCCCATGAAATTGGTCACCAATGGTTCTACGCTACTGTTGGCAATGACGAATACACCGAGCCATGGCTTGATGAAGGACTTACTAATTTCCTTGAAAACAGTGTTTATGATTTAACTTATACTAAGAGTAAAGCCTATACTGCTAAACTTATGCACAACAAACTTTATAATCGTAAAACAGTGAAAAAGGCAAATCAAGTTCTGGCTAACTTAGCTAATACCTTTTTAACCGATCATCGTCAAAAAGGTATCTACGTTAACCGTCCTCTCAACAATCCACCAAAAGGAATCGATACTGACGAGATGGCTTATGAAGCCGGTAGTTCTTTCCCAGCAATCTTAATGATCGCTATGGGTAAAAAGAAATTCTTTAATGCTTTGCATGATTACTATGAAACCTACTACTTAAAACAAGCTACTACACAGGATTTTTTGAATATCATTCGTAAGTATGACAACTCAAAGAAAGTAAACTATGTGATTAATCAATTTATCGATCCTGATTATTTGAACAAATAA
- the purS gene encoding phosphoribosylformylglycinamidine synthase subunit PurS produces MTTIRIYVTYKPSVFDPQGAAITNSVNSLGHDEVKKIVVGKFFDVTVDEDDLDKVKADVKDIAESLLVNFNMETYKIKVLEENA; encoded by the coding sequence ATGACTACTATTCGTATCTACGTAACCTACAAGCCTTCAGTTTTTGATCCACAAGGAGCCGCAATCACCAATTCAGTTAATTCCCTTGGTCATGACGAAGTTAAGAAAATAGTTGTTGGTAAGTTCTTCGATGTAACCGTAGACGAAGATGATTTGGATAAAGTTAAGGCTGATGTAAAAGATATCGCTGAATCATTACTAGTCAACTTCAATATGGAAACTTACAAGATTAAAGTTTTGGAGGAAAATGCATGA
- a CDS encoding SLAP domain-containing protein, which yields MKNKKLVAIAATLLISASPVVALINQPIHPVQAVNQTLKDKIKLKKTFNNTIQVFNSKGNASTTTKTINGKKMTEASTVKAGQTFKYYGSPVLIQGKKITDSTNKNYHYATASYINIGKKRYIKSINVSSMDGQNVLVLSANSRIYDKNGHRTTFNGLTLIPKYMLLKTPDKTHVTTKNDMFYYFSNLNGSKKRSLNTTTINGKLYYSLGKDAYIRASNVGYINGNTVYQASGTTTATILNKIHVLDNKLKTTNKALKVGKKVKVDATKVTGQGDSAALYFRIAGTKGNNAQYIYWGDYSEYGMDQESTTDEFQGNFNLANHLAN from the coding sequence ATGAAGAATAAAAAATTAGTAGCTATTGCAGCGACACTTTTAATCAGCGCTTCTCCAGTAGTTGCACTGATTAATCAACCAATCCATCCAGTTCAAGCCGTTAATCAAACACTAAAAGATAAAATCAAATTAAAAAAGACTTTTAACAACACTATTCAAGTTTTCAACAGCAAAGGTAACGCTTCTACAACTACCAAGACTATTAATGGTAAAAAGATGACCGAAGCCTCAACAGTTAAAGCTGGTCAAACTTTTAAATATTATGGCAGTCCAGTACTGATCCAAGGTAAAAAGATAACTGATAGTACCAATAAGAATTATCACTACGCAACCGCTTCTTATATCAATATTGGTAAAAAACGTTATATTAAATCAATAAATGTTAGTTCAATGGATGGACAAAATGTCTTAGTCTTAAGTGCTAATTCACGTATCTATGATAAAAATGGACATCGTACTACCTTTAACGGGCTTACATTAATTCCAAAATATATGTTACTTAAGACACCTGATAAAACACATGTGACAACCAAAAATGATATGTTTTACTATTTTTCAAATCTTAATGGTTCTAAAAAAAGAAGCTTAAATACAACAACTATTAATGGCAAATTGTATTATTCATTAGGTAAGGATGCTTATATTAGAGCTTCAAATGTTGGCTACATCAATGGTAATACTGTATATCAAGCCTCTGGTACAACTACTGCCACTATTTTGAATAAGATTCACGTTTTGGATAATAAATTAAAAACAACTAACAAGGCCTTAAAAGTTGGTAAAAAGGTTAAGGTTGATGCAACAAAAGTTACTGGACAAGGCGATAGTGCTGCCCTTTACTTTAGAATTGCTGGTACTAAAGGTAACAATGCTCAATATATCTATTGGGGCGACTATTCCGAATATGGTATGGATCAGGAGAGTACTACCGATGAATTTCAAGGTAACTTCAACTTAGCAAATCATTTAGCAAATTAA
- the purE gene encoding 5-(carboxyamino)imidazole ribonucleotide mutase, whose amino-acid sequence MSEVSVIMGSKSDWPTMKHACQILDQFNVSYDKHVISAHRMPKEMYEFAQSAEKNGTKVIIAGAGMAAHLPGMTAANTVIPVIGVPGQTKALGGMDSLLSIVQMPTGIPVATTAIGSAGASNAALLALEILGIGNEKIRQQLKNYRQKMHDEAKESGVELD is encoded by the coding sequence ATGTCTGAAGTAAGCGTAATTATGGGTAGTAAATCAGATTGGCCAACAATGAAGCATGCTTGCCAAATCTTGGATCAGTTCAATGTTAGTTATGACAAACACGTCATTTCAGCACATAGAATGCCAAAAGAAATGTATGAATTTGCCCAATCTGCCGAAAAAAATGGTACTAAGGTAATCATCGCTGGTGCCGGCATGGCAGCTCATTTGCCTGGTATGACGGCTGCTAATACCGTGATTCCTGTGATCGGCGTTCCCGGTCAAACTAAGGCATTAGGCGGAATGGATTCTCTTTTGTCTATTGTGCAAATGCCAACGGGCATCCCTGTAGCCACAACTGCTATCGGCAGTGCAGGTGCAAGCAATGCTGCCTTGCTTGCGTTAGAAATTCTCGGAATAGGTAACGAAAAAATAAGACAGCAACTAAAAAACTATCGACAAAAAATGCATGACGAAGCAAAAGAAAGCGGTGTAGAACTTGACTGA
- the purK gene encoding 5-(carboxyamino)imidazole ribonucleotide synthase, which translates to MTDPDFIEQGKTIGIIGGGQLGQMMALSAKYGGMKVITLDPTPNCPCGQVADKQIVAEYSDVKAIEELAKESDVLTYEFENVDLNALKDVADKVKVPQGTNLLYITKHRLREKNFLRSAGCMTAPYLPVKNMADLKAAIKKIGYNCVLKTCEGGYDGHGQEVLKSDADLENNEHIKEILATGDCILEGWVPFKVEASVMVARNAKGEVPVFPVSENYNAEEILHISIVPARVSKKIYDKAQAIARRIAEAIHLRGILGVELFILDNGDIYVNELAPRPHNSGHYSIEACNFDQFDVHDRAICNWPLPKIKLLSKVVMINVLGQHVAGVRKIIPQKSNWHFHDYGKAEVRHNRKMGHVTILTDDIEKTLQEINDTHIWETKVN; encoded by the coding sequence TTGACTGATCCAGATTTTATTGAACAAGGTAAAACCATCGGCATTATTGGTGGTGGTCAATTAGGGCAAATGATGGCCTTATCCGCTAAATATGGCGGTATGAAGGTGATTACGCTAGATCCTACTCCTAATTGTCCTTGCGGTCAGGTGGCTGACAAGCAGATTGTGGCCGAATATTCAGATGTTAAAGCGATTGAAGAATTAGCCAAAGAAAGTGATGTTTTAACATATGAATTTGAAAATGTAGATCTTAATGCGCTGAAAGACGTTGCCGACAAGGTGAAAGTACCACAAGGTACCAACTTGCTATATATTACTAAGCACAGATTGCGGGAAAAGAACTTCTTGCGTAGTGCCGGCTGTATGACTGCACCATACCTCCCTGTTAAAAACATGGCTGACCTAAAAGCAGCGATTAAAAAGATTGGCTATAACTGTGTCCTTAAAACCTGTGAAGGTGGTTATGATGGCCACGGCCAAGAAGTCTTAAAGAGCGATGCTGACCTTGAAAATAATGAGCATATCAAGGAAATTCTAGCTACAGGAGACTGCATCCTTGAAGGTTGGGTACCGTTTAAAGTTGAAGCTTCTGTGATGGTTGCGAGAAATGCCAAGGGCGAAGTACCGGTTTTTCCAGTCAGCGAGAACTATAATGCCGAAGAAATTTTGCACATCAGTATTGTGCCTGCGCGTGTTTCAAAAAAAATCTATGACAAAGCTCAAGCTATTGCTAGGCGAATAGCAGAGGCAATTCATTTACGTGGAATTTTGGGTGTAGAACTGTTTATTTTAGACAATGGTGATATTTATGTTAATGAATTAGCACCACGTCCGCATAATTCGGGTCACTACTCGATTGAAGCATGCAATTTTGACCAGTTTGATGTTCATGATCGTGCTATCTGCAATTGGCCGCTGCCTAAAATTAAGCTTTTATCTAAAGTGGTCATGATCAATGTTTTGGGTCAACATGTGGCTGGTGTGAGAAAGATAATTCCTCAAAAGAGTAACTGGCATTTTCATGATTATGGCAAGGCCGAAGTTCGTCATAATCGAAAGATGGGACATGTCACGATTCTTACTGATGACATTGAAAAAACACTGCAAGAAATTAATGATACCCATATCTGGGAAACTAAAGTAAATTGA
- a CDS encoding formate--tetrahydrofolate ligase — translation MPTDIEIADAAKMQPITEIAQKLGLSSDDIEQYGHYKAKINLPVKEVEGKKHKLILVTGINPTSAGEGKSTVLVGLGDALNQLGHQTTIAMREPSMGPVFGIKGGATGGGYSQVVPMEDINLHFTGDMHALTSANNTLAALIDNYIMRDNVLGLDPRRIIWKRVEDVNDRVLRNVVTGLGGIMQGVPRETGFDITAASEMMAILCLSESLHNLKKRIGRIVVGYTYEKKPVTVDQLGFTGAITLLLKDAIKPNLVQTLDHTPAIIHGGPFANIAHGCNSVLATQIALKTSDYTVTECGFGADLGAEKFLDIKRPVLGETPNAVVIVATARALKLNGGADKDELTKEDIPALEKGMANLRRHVENMQKYNLPIVVAINHFNSDTEAEIKTIQDACAEMGVKAIEVDAWAKGGQGTQDLAKEVVKLADEELEFHELYKNSDSIEDKLSAIATKIYGAKRVVLSKKAKRQIKTFNEQGWNDLPVCIAKTQYSFTDDQTKLGAPTDFDFHIRDLVPKLGAGFIVALSGTMMTMPGLAKHPAAENMDIDDNGQIAGLF, via the coding sequence ATGCCAACTGACATTGAAATTGCTGATGCAGCTAAAATGCAACCTATAACTGAAATCGCCCAAAAGTTAGGCTTGTCTAGTGACGATATTGAACAATATGGTCACTATAAGGCCAAGATCAATTTGCCTGTTAAAGAAGTTGAGGGCAAAAAGCACAAATTGATTTTGGTGACTGGAATTAATCCAACTTCTGCAGGCGAAGGAAAATCTACTGTTTTAGTTGGTTTGGGGGATGCATTAAATCAATTAGGCCATCAAACTACGATTGCCATGCGTGAGCCATCAATGGGTCCTGTCTTCGGGATTAAAGGTGGTGCAACAGGTGGTGGTTACAGCCAAGTTGTACCAATGGAAGATATTAACTTGCACTTCACCGGTGATATGCATGCTTTAACTTCTGCTAACAACACCTTAGCTGCATTGATTGATAATTACATCATGCGTGATAATGTTCTAGGACTAGATCCACGTAGAATTATTTGGAAGAGAGTCGAAGACGTAAACGATCGTGTTTTAAGAAATGTTGTCACTGGTCTCGGTGGCATCATGCAAGGTGTTCCTAGAGAAACTGGTTTTGATATTACTGCTGCTTCAGAAATGATGGCTATTCTCTGCTTGTCTGAAAGTCTTCATAATTTGAAGAAGAGAATTGGTCGCATCGTAGTTGGTTATACATATGAAAAGAAGCCTGTTACCGTTGATCAATTAGGTTTCACTGGCGCAATTACGCTTTTACTTAAAGATGCCATTAAGCCAAATTTGGTTCAAACTTTGGATCATACTCCAGCTATTATTCATGGTGGACCTTTTGCCAATATTGCTCACGGCTGTAACTCTGTTTTAGCTACCCAAATTGCCTTGAAGACTTCCGATTACACAGTTACTGAATGTGGTTTTGGTGCGGACCTTGGTGCTGAAAAGTTTTTGGATATCAAGCGTCCGGTTTTAGGTGAAACACCAAATGCAGTTGTAATAGTCGCTACTGCTCGTGCTCTTAAGCTTAATGGTGGAGCTGACAAGGATGAATTAACTAAAGAAGATATTCCAGCTCTAGAAAAAGGCATGGCTAACTTACGCAGACACGTTGAAAACATGCAAAAATACAATTTGCCAATTGTGGTCGCAATTAACCACTTCAATAGCGACACTGAGGCTGAAATCAAGACTATTCAAGATGCTTGTGCAGAAATGGGCGTAAAAGCAATTGAAGTTGACGCATGGGCAAAGGGTGGACAAGGTACCCAAGATTTAGCCAAAGAAGTGGTTAAACTTGCTGATGAAGAATTGGAATTCCATGAATTATATAAGAATTCAGATTCTATTGAAGATAAATTAAGTGCTATTGCTACCAAGATTTATGGTGCTAAACGAGTAGTTTTATCTAAGAAGGCTAAGAGACAAATTAAGACTTTCAATGAACAAGGCTGGAATGATTTGCCTGTATGTATTGCTAAGACGCAGTATTCATTTACAGATGATCAAACTAAATTAGGCGCTCCAACTGATTTTGACTTCCATATCCGTGATCTTGTTCCTAAGCTTGGTGCAGGATTTATCGTTGCTTTATCAGGTACCATGATGACCATGCCAGGTTTGGCTAAACACCCAGCTGCAGAAAACATGGACATTGATGATAATGGTCAAATTGCAGGATTATTTTAA
- a CDS encoding class III bacteriocin, translated as MVGSITPKLVYRLNGMHHVVAQVGAVNGDHVFALQLLHSAHDVLVYRKHKGLTKDINYTNPHLVMTGFGHTQTWVPANDNDEYFVGAKPNSGNWTTQIARVKYPRLLSENYTSNTQLPRLSHLNRVTDVPYDGHNHLHRVEASVSPNGKYFMIASIWNNGSGHFGLFDLDEVNQKLDENGTTNTPITDLHCLSAFHIDNFDNPSVAPDEEEPTMIDSVQGYAIDNDKNIYISNQLSPKINHETGEVTTWARKIVKFPWGETDSNNWQVAMIDGIDLPDRYSEVESIHVNAPDDIYLTVAYHQKIVKGDEYALRTLENQIFHIDNL; from the coding sequence ATGGTCGGAAGTATTACACCTAAATTGGTTTATCGCTTGAATGGGATGCACCATGTAGTAGCACAAGTTGGTGCAGTAAATGGTGATCATGTTTTTGCTTTGCAACTGCTTCACAGCGCGCATGATGTATTAGTTTATAGAAAGCATAAGGGACTGACCAAGGATATTAATTATACTAATCCTCACTTAGTAATGACCGGCTTTGGTCATACACAAACCTGGGTTCCAGCAAATGATAACGATGAATATTTCGTTGGTGCTAAACCTAATTCTGGTAACTGGACTACACAAATTGCACGTGTAAAATATCCAAGATTACTGTCAGAAAATTATACTTCAAATACGCAATTGCCACGTTTGTCACATTTAAACCGTGTAACTGACGTTCCTTATGATGGTCACAATCATTTGCACAGAGTTGAAGCTTCAGTTTCACCAAACGGTAAATATTTTATGATTGCTTCAATCTGGAATAATGGTTCTGGTCACTTTGGTTTGTTTGATCTAGATGAAGTAAATCAAAAATTAGATGAGAATGGTACAACTAATACACCAATTACTGACCTTCACTGCTTAAGTGCATTTCATATTGATAACTTTGATAATCCAAGTGTTGCTCCTGATGAAGAAGAACCAACAATGATTGATTCAGTCCAGGGTTATGCTATTGATAATGACAAGAATATTTATATATCTAATCAATTATCACCAAAGATTAACCATGAAACTGGTGAAGTAACCACTTGGGCACGTAAGATTGTTAAGTTCCCATGGGGCGAGACTGATAGCAATAATTGGCAAGTAGCAATGATTGATGGTATTGATTTACCTGATCGCTACAGCGAAGTAGAAAGTATTCATGTTAATGCTCCCGACGATATTTATTTAACAGTTGCTTACCACCAAAAGATTGTTAAGGGCGATGAATATGCTTTAAGAACATTGGAAAACCAAATCTTTCATATTGATAATTTATAA